The sequence cgattttatatgtattctttattttgtattttttatatatatgcattctaaacttaattcaaaatttcttcACAATTCACGTTTACGTATTTGCGTaacgcaaaaagaaaaaagataatgtaTCATACCATAACATGGTGATTTGTAGGTTCTCGTCACTTTTAATGGACGACCCACACCAATCTACTCACCTTCGATCATGAGTTGTGTTTTGCCCGATGACGCAGTAAAATCCGTACGACATTCGCGGATACCGACGGCACTCGAAACAAGTTCCATAAATCCTTGTCTGGCCCGCCGCtgctccccccccctcccccccgtcGCGCTCGATTCAGAAGGCGGAGCCCCGATAACGATAACGAGAGGGATAACGGTAGGTAGGTACTTATATAGCGCGGGGATAAGAAGAGGTTGCTGCGGCAAAGTCTAGATTCGATGTTTTGCGAATGAGCGCCGACCCGGATGGATCCTTGTAAGACGTTTTAATTGGACAAATCCGCCTATCCTCATTAAATCCGGGACGCCCCCGGCGGGCCCACCAGAACGACAGGTCCTGTGCGCGTGTCGTAGATGACAGCGATATCCCCACAGCATCGTCTTTGCGCATCGCTACGTACTTAAACGGAAAGTCTTCCGTTTCGCTACGCAAAAGCGGAGCGCGTCTCGAAAACTCGGATGTCATCGTAAGGATCCGATCCCGCTCGATAATCCCGCTTGATTTGCTCCCTGCAGCCTATCAGCGCGGAACACTTGTGATacgtaacaaataataattactgttCAAAACGCATTATCAATGAAAACGGAAACTTAATTGATGTACGAAATACATTTTTCCTTCCGCAATATAAAAGGGATACGTGCCGTCGGTAAAAATACACGCAATAAAAGAGATTGGCGATATCCCCGCGCTCGGCggatattttttatcacgcGTCAATACACCGTGCTTCCGTTTCATCCGGTCTCTTTGTCATTCCCTCTGCCGCATCCGCAAGTCTTACTGTCCCTGAAACTCTCCGCGAGCGACGCGAAAACGCGAGTAGTGGCGCCGTAGACAGATAGTACCGCCGCTTTTAGAGAAAGACTCATTGACTATTGTGACGTTTGAGTTAGGGTTGACTCGATGACAGCTCGGCTGTCTTATCTTAGCTGCGAGATTTCGGTCGGAGCGGGCCGCTTTGTGCATTCGTAGACTTGGAGACAGTATCGTTGTGCGCGCTACTATTGCACACGCGTGAACACACCGTTGCCGTTGTCCGTTTAGATATATATACGTTATTACAAGCTCAACGGAACTCACGAAACACCATTTGGCGATTTATTGTACTCGCCCCTTTGCGAGACGAACGAATCGCTCTTAAAGCTCTTACCTCTCGGCTCGTTTTTCTTCTTGCGAGATGACGAGCTGCAAAATTCATAGCAGTCCTTCAGGAAAGAAATTTGTCCTATGACATTTCTCTGGAAATTGattcagaaataataaaaaatattctctaaatttgatgaataataaacttaaaataaacttaaaaagtaagaaaataaattctaatgaatcgatgtaatatttataggTTCATAGACGATCCATATTTATTTCCATTCTTTCAGGTATTGCCTTTATATTGAGGTATAAtcaatacataaattaatattaatcatctGGAAATATCATCATCTTTATATTGAAACATTCTGCCAATTTGTACTTGGCGCAAAAAGGGCAGATGCGTAATACACATTATTTTGTCGTGACGTATACTTTTTATTCGACATCATCTCGTATTTACACTCATGAAAGtccataataattatattaattgttacgtGATAATTACAATGAATGTGCGGCCAAGTAAGCGTTTAAAGCCGCGTATCAACGATAGTAAGGAGTAACAAGTCGGTTAACgattttcctttatttctcATGCCGCGAAGGCTCACTCGCGCATCTCTGTCCCTAGTCAAcgttatttaaagaaattaaactaGTCGGCGTGATATGGATGCTGTTGCGGCGACTCGCCCTCGAACAGAGCCATCTTCAGCCGCTTATTCTTGGCCCTGCGGTTCTTGAACCAGAATTGCACGTTCTTCGGCTCCAGACGCGGAAACTTCTGGCGATACGGCATCTTGTTCAGCTCCTCCGTGTACGACAGAATGAGCTATGGATCGATCGTAAAATTCAGCGAATCTTCCGTATAAGAAGGGAGTTAGAAACTGAATTTCCAATAGCAATATTCAATTGacagttttgtttaaaaaaatatttaaaaagcgtGGCAGTTTAAATATCGATTAATTATGcgtttttttaatacgtaaaATTTACTGATGTACTCAAACCACAATGTGCTTCTGTGCATAACTGCTTTTGTCCACAATAAAATACTTGGTTTGTAGTGCAATTGTATTTAGAAACGGCTATTTATAATCCACAGAAGTTTCTCTATTAACATGTTAATAACGTCGTCGAAAGAGTGACAAATTATATCGCGATAACGACATACGAGTGTACGTATGATCGATTTATACATACCGCGTGGCTTGGATGAGTACTCCGCTTAAACCAATACTCTAATCTCGGCACTTCCGTCACGGGATCGATGAACGTCCGgttcctcttccttctctcgTCGGCCAGCATGCTGGTGGGACAGCCGGCCGGTCCGCGCGGCGGCAGATAATGCGACATGTACATTATACCGTGGCCGAACATGGGACTGGGCACCAGGGAAAATCCGGGCGGGATAGGGCCTGTGTGTCTGGTCTCGTCGTCCTCGGAACCGGAGGAAACTCTTGCGTCCTCCTGCTTTACCGAGGACGGAGTCGACGTCGgcggctgctgctgctgatCCTCGGGTCTCGTGGTCAAGGACAGGGGACCGACAGGTGGACTGCTCGGTGGGCAGGGTGACCCCGATGTCGACTGAAAGCAGCGGTTAACAACCTCATCTTTTTCAGACTTTACTCTTTTACAAATAGATTTCATCGAACGTCAACGTAAGTATAACCTTATGCAAAATATTCCCAATGCAAAGctccaatttttatttcttgtcgTTAGGCAAAAGATATATCTACTGAAAATCTTCTTGAAATGtttaaacgtttaattttCGACATCTCTCTAATTAAAACTACATTTTCAATCTCCTTTGGCGCACCTGATGCCTAGTGTCCTCCTCTTCGTCCGTGCAGTCTTCGCTGACGATGCTGGCGCCCCTCGGGCTGAGCCCGGGAGGACTGCAGCCGTTCATGCTGGCTCTCTTCTGAGCCGCCCTGGCATTCTTGAACCAGTACACGACGTTGTTCGCGTCCAGCGGTTTCCTCCCGCGGCGCGACTCCAGGGAATTCAATTCCGCGACGTAGTGCTGTATCTGTTCGCGCGACGGATGCTGGTTCTCGGCGAACCAACGCTGCAGTCGCGGCAATTCGAGCTCCGAGTCGAAGCTGGTCCTCATCCTGGTCTTGTGCGAATACTGAAGAAGCGCCGGATGCGGCGGTCCGATCGGGCCGCCGCCCGGGGCGATCGTGCCACCGCTGTCGGGTTGCGGACTTTGCGTGTGATGGTTAGAAGTAGGTGCTATTGCGTTCATACCGAGGCCTATCTGCTGCTGCTGCAGCCACGTTTCGAAATTTCTCTTTGTCTCTTCCGACAGGTCATTACCACCTCGGCAGAGGGATAGGAGAGTCATCTGCAAGTGGAAAGCAACGTGATCTCTTTTCTTAAGGACTTTCCTCTTCCTACGTTAATTCCTAATAACGTTTAATTGCGAATAACGAACTAAAAGGAAAAGATTAAATCACAGTCGTTGTAGTACAGTACGTTGCAGTCCTTCATCGTGTCACCtgccatattatttttgagatAAAAGACCAAAGAGAAGAGTGTGTGTATAAATCGAAACAGAAAAACCAGGACGGATTTATTACGTGAATTGAAATTCTTCCGATTGATCTTGCGTCGACTGGGTTGTTGACGCGAGCAAACGTTATAAAGCAACGTCGTTTaacgtcatcgtcgtcgcggCATTAAGATGACAGATTATGGAAAATTTCGCGTCTCAGGAAGCGCGGTACGCGCACCTTATCTGCCCGATGATTTATAAGAACAAATACAT is a genomic window of Monomorium pharaonis isolate MP-MQ-018 chromosome 7, ASM1337386v2, whole genome shotgun sequence containing:
- the LOC105830229 gene encoding uncharacterized protein LOC105830229 → MDFQSAMDTFVEAWMAANTKTDQVQSQALALTHKASPPSRPSSVSSLPRSPQSHQSQQSQPQNASQHPPVHPLQSQTPLSAPQTPFTAHNQHPKQEINASPKQEGFDLSKSASSTAKNLPVHCVVETIHNIVESHVSNSREKWRSPQVETDSYVIIPIAMPFQDLVGEALVRLGYSSDLIPSARGSIVIRNWKPLPMEKVADGPLLTVGDILAELTSVATLKIQVYRSRPPPPSPAAEVRNKLLRLLLLHSHTLLVSAGCPLDEMTLLSLCRGGNDLSEETKRNFETWLQQQQIGLGMNAIAPTSNHHTQSPQPDSGGTIAPGGGPIGPPHPALLQYSHKTRMRTSFDSELELPRLQRWFAENQHPSREQIQHYVAELNSLESRRGRKPLDANNVVYWFKNARAAQKRASMNGCSPPGLSPRGASIVSEDCTDEEEDTRHQSTSGSPCPPSSPPVGPLSLTTRPEDQQQQPPTSTPSSVKQEDARVSSGSEDDETRHTGPIPPGFSLVPSPMFGHGIMYMSHYLPPRGPAGCPTSMLADERRKRNRTFIDPVTEVPRLEYWFKRSTHPSHALILSYTEELNKMPYRQKFPRLEPKNVQFWFKNRRAKNKRLKMALFEGESPQQHPYHAD